In the Methanosphaera stadtmanae DSM 3091 genome, AAGAGTTTAAAATATTCTGATATTATTAAAGTAAAATTAGATGATTTATCATATGTTTCAAATGATGAAAAAGTTCCTTCAATGGAAACTAGTCTTCATATTGGTGTATATATTAATAGAAACGATGTAAACAGTGTTGTTCATGTTCATTCACCTTATGCAACTGCTTTTGCATTTAGTAATAAAAGATTACGTCAACAGGAAGGTTTTGGTGAAATTACTGGTGAATATATTGCTGAAGTTGAATATTATACTCCGGGTAGTAAAAAATTAGCCTTGCATACAAGTAATGCATTGAAAGAAGAGGATGCAGTTTTATTAAAAAATCATGGTGTTATTACTGTGGGTAAAGATATTGATGAAGCTACACTTCTATGTGAATATATAGAAGGTATAGCTAAAACACAATATATTACACACACACTTAATCTTTAACTGCTTCTAATTCACTTAAAATATTCCATATAAGAATTCTAGCATGTATAGGTATGTTTGGATCGTTACTTATATCATCTAGTATAGATATTACTGTACTAGCTTTGATTGTTGGTTCTTCATCTTTTGCTAAAAGATTTGTTGAATCTTCAGCTGCTTTTCTTATGTTTCTTGGTACACTTGTATCATTAATTATCTGTGATAAGATTTCTGTGCAGTTTGAAAAAATTTCTTCATTATTCATTATATCAGACATAGTTATACTCCCTAATAAAATTATTTTTACTTATTTAATTTTAATAAACAAAATAAAAGTTATAGCTCATTATATTAATAAAGAAAAAAGAAATAATTATTTTTTTATTCTATCTTTATTATTTTTTTTTATATATTATAGAACTTATGTAAAACATAATATATAAAAATAGGTTAAATTTTTTTAATATATATGCTTAATTTACACTTGAAATATATCTTTAAATAATTTTAAAGAAAAAATAAAAGTAAATAATCTAAAAAAACTTATAAAAAGAAATAATAAATTAAATACATGTTAAAAAAAGTTTAAATAATATCAAATAAATAATTTAAGAAAAATAAAAAAAAATAAAAAATATGTAAAAGACATGAATTTCAAGTGTAACTTTTTTTTAGCCATTCAATGATACTGCAATTGTAACACCATCATATGCTGTTTTTTTAAAGATTAAATGAGAATTATCATTTGCTATTAAACACGTTGGTTCACAAACACCCTTTACTCCAAATTGTTTCATAACAAAGTCTGACTTGGAACATTCCTCATTTTGATAAGTTTTAATAGAATCCATTGGTATTATTTTCAGAGATTTATTTAATTGTTTTATATTTTCAAGTATTCCTACTTCATTTTTCTTAACATCAGCTGTTGCAAAAAAATCAATTCTTTCCACAGGTATTTCAAGTATTTTACATGCTTGTTCTATTGCATTTTTAACTTTAGATGGAGATATATTACGTCTTGCACCAATACCCATAACTAACTGTTTAAAAGTTAAAATAACTTCATGATTATCATAGATGGATTTAATATAATCTATTTTATCATCAAAATGAATGTTATATGAACTTTTAATATTATCTGTTAATATATATGAATACTTATATGGAAGATATAAATCAACAATTTTATTATCAACTAATGCTTTGTTAATGTATTGTATATTTTTAGGATATTTAATATGACAATAATAACGTTTTGCTATTGAATCAATACCTATTTTATTATTCACATCAGTTGATGTGGTAATTACAGGTGTTGAATTGATAATAGATGCTATTTTTGTTGTTAAATCATTAGCTCCACCAATATGTCCACTAAGAAGACTTATAACAAAATTACCATGATCATCAATTAATATCACCGCTGGATCTGATAATTTTGAATTTACATAGGGTGCAATGGATCTGATTATAATTCCAGAAGCCATTATTGCTATAATACAATCATATTTATCAAAGATTTCTTTAACAGTACTTTTAATATTTTTATGATACTGTTGTATATGTAATATAAGTGGATTTTTTACTAAATTTTCATATAATTTA is a window encoding:
- a CDS encoding class II aldolase/adducin family protein translates to MDNNIIENIVKTAHHIYNKDMIIGKAGNISIIDKKREYIYITASGTDFKSLKYSDIIKVKLDDLSYVSNDEKVPSMETSLHIGVYINRNDVNSVVHVHSPYATAFAFSNKRLRQQEGFGEITGEYIAEVEYYTPGSKKLALHTSNALKEEDAVLLKNHGVITVGKDIDEATLLCEYIEGIAKTQYITHTLNL
- a CDS encoding UPF0147 family protein; translated protein: MNNEEIFSNCTEILSQIINDTSVPRNIRKAAEDSTNLLAKDEEPTIKASTVISILDDISNDPNIPIHARILIWNILSELEAVKD
- a CDS encoding cobalt-precorrin 5A hydrolase, with protein sequence MKIAILSVTNQGKIISDKLYENLVKNPLILHIQQYHKNIKSTVKEIFDKYDCIIAIMASGIIIRSIAPYVNSKLSDPAVILIDDHGNFVISLLSGHIGGANDLTTKIASIINSTPVITTSTDVNNKIGIDSIAKRYYCHIKYPKNIQYINKALVDNKIVDLYLPYKYSYILTDNIKSSYNIHFDDKIDYIKSIYDNHEVILTFKQLVMGIGARRNISPSKVKNAIEQACKILEIPVERIDFFATADVKKNEVGILENIKQLNKSLKIIPMDSIKTYQNEECSKSDFVMKQFGVKGVCEPTCLIANDNSHLIFKKTAYDGVTIAVSLNG